Proteins from one Sander lucioperca isolate FBNREF2018 chromosome 16, SLUC_FBN_1.2, whole genome shotgun sequence genomic window:
- the lrrc69 gene encoding leucine-rich repeat-containing protein 69 isoform X1: MTESVVRALYGQAASLNLSSKKINAVPKCVSRLPNLSVLLLNNNSISALPAELLSLQHLAELNLGNNDLKEVPAVLGHLESLKKLYLFSNQITVVPPDVIDGLRNLVVLNLNHNQIQRLPPEIKSLSRLRHLSALDNKLEEVPVELGHLTMLSEINFTSNNLSWLPQQLCQCKELTKLHVARNKLTSLPEGMGALAKLQVLDVAGNKLSMFPVEFHLLSLKELYYEGNRFVRCEPMSSVQDVEVLTLKELVARFVLREDRNRSSLVHRMLPHYPLLTALLANGSCCAVCLDPLLTTWLECVHFISLKKDMKMRSSQTIPVRALLCSYKCFNTDGHSYYGVATR; this comes from the exons ATGACGGAGTCAGTGGTGAGAGCTTTGTATGGTCAAGCAGCTTCTTTAAATTTGAGTTCGAAGAAAATAAACGCCGTTCCTAAGTGTGTTTCCAGATTACCAAACCTGTCAGTTCTCCTGTTGAACAACAACTCCATCAGCGCCCTGCCTGCCGAGCTGCTCTCTCTACAACAT CTGGCTGAGCTGAATTTGGGAAATAATGACTTGAAGGAGGTTCCCGCTGTTTTGGGCCATCTGGAATCCTTGAAGAAACTGTATCTGTTCAGCAACCAAATTACAGTAGTGCCACCTGATGTGATAG ATGGCTTACGGAACCTTGTTGTGCTTAATCTGAACCACAACCAGATTCAAAGACTTCCACCAGAGATTAAAAG TTTGAGTAGGCTTCGACATCTCAGTGCGCTGGACAATAAGCTGGAAGAGGTCCCTGTTGAGTTGGGTCATCTCACCATGTTGTCTGAGATAAACTTCACTTCCAATAATTTGTCCTGGCTACCTCAGCAGCTATGTCAGTGTAAAGAACTAACCAAGTTGCATGTAGCCAGAAACAAGTTGACCAGCCTACCAGAG GGAATGGGGGCACTGGCAAAACTCCAAGTTCTGGATGTGGCTGGGAACAAGTTGTCCATGTTCCCTGTTGAG TTTCACCTGCTGTCCCTGAAGGAGCTTTACTATGAAGGCAACAGGTTTGTGCGCTGTGAGCCCATGTCGTCAGTGCAGGATGTGGAGGTGCTTACGTTAAAG GAACTGGTTGCCAGATTTGTCTTGCGGGAGGACAGGAACCGGTCCTCTCTGGTCCACAGGATGCTTCCCCACTACCCACTCCTGACTGCCTTGTTGGCCAATGGCAGCTGTTGTGCAGTCTGCCTGGACCCCCTCCTCACCACCTGGCTGGAGTGTGTACATTTTATCAGTCTGAAGAAG GACATGAAAATGAGAAGTTCGCAGACTATTCCAGTGCGTGCCCTTCTTTGTTCATACAAGTGTTTTAATACAGATGGACACTCCTACTATGGTGTTGCTACAAGATAA
- the lrrc69 gene encoding leucine-rich repeat-containing protein 69 isoform X2 encodes MTESVVRALYGQAASLNLSSKKINAVPKCVSRLPNLSVLLLNNNSISALPAELLSLQHEVPAVLGHLESLKKLYLFSNQITVVPPDVIDGLRNLVVLNLNHNQIQRLPPEIKSLSRLRHLSALDNKLEEVPVELGHLTMLSEINFTSNNLSWLPQQLCQCKELTKLHVARNKLTSLPEGMGALAKLQVLDVAGNKLSMFPVEFHLLSLKELYYEGNRFVRCEPMSSVQDVEVLTLKELVARFVLREDRNRSSLVHRMLPHYPLLTALLANGSCCAVCLDPLLTTWLECVHFISLKKDMKMRSSQTIPVRALLCSYKCFNTDGHSYYGVATR; translated from the exons ATGACGGAGTCAGTGGTGAGAGCTTTGTATGGTCAAGCAGCTTCTTTAAATTTGAGTTCGAAGAAAATAAACGCCGTTCCTAAGTGTGTTTCCAGATTACCAAACCTGTCAGTTCTCCTGTTGAACAACAACTCCATCAGCGCCCTGCCTGCCGAGCTGCTCTCTCTACAACAT GAGGTTCCCGCTGTTTTGGGCCATCTGGAATCCTTGAAGAAACTGTATCTGTTCAGCAACCAAATTACAGTAGTGCCACCTGATGTGATAG ATGGCTTACGGAACCTTGTTGTGCTTAATCTGAACCACAACCAGATTCAAAGACTTCCACCAGAGATTAAAAG TTTGAGTAGGCTTCGACATCTCAGTGCGCTGGACAATAAGCTGGAAGAGGTCCCTGTTGAGTTGGGTCATCTCACCATGTTGTCTGAGATAAACTTCACTTCCAATAATTTGTCCTGGCTACCTCAGCAGCTATGTCAGTGTAAAGAACTAACCAAGTTGCATGTAGCCAGAAACAAGTTGACCAGCCTACCAGAG GGAATGGGGGCACTGGCAAAACTCCAAGTTCTGGATGTGGCTGGGAACAAGTTGTCCATGTTCCCTGTTGAG TTTCACCTGCTGTCCCTGAAGGAGCTTTACTATGAAGGCAACAGGTTTGTGCGCTGTGAGCCCATGTCGTCAGTGCAGGATGTGGAGGTGCTTACGTTAAAG GAACTGGTTGCCAGATTTGTCTTGCGGGAGGACAGGAACCGGTCCTCTCTGGTCCACAGGATGCTTCCCCACTACCCACTCCTGACTGCCTTGTTGGCCAATGGCAGCTGTTGTGCAGTCTGCCTGGACCCCCTCCTCACCACCTGGCTGGAGTGTGTACATTTTATCAGTCTGAAGAAG GACATGAAAATGAGAAGTTCGCAGACTATTCCAGTGCGTGCCCTTCTTTGTTCATACAAGTGTTTTAATACAGATGGACACTCCTACTATGGTGTTGCTACAAGATAA
- the otud6b gene encoding deubiquitinase OTUD6B produces the protein MEDEIVETPEEQLAKQHRKEKKDMQAKIQSMKNAIPKNDKKRRKQMTEEISKIEADLSQKHEEELRQLKSTNDTEVEEVLNGVETMKMEGGEEEKGEEARQPRLTKAQKRRDKKAAEEKEREGRIAEAEVQNLQGVRHQEGLKLAQKLAQQQLQIKEISSDGHCMYRAIEDQLAQRSKPGLIMGMKELRSRTAEYMRGHADDFLPFLTNPNTGDMYTADEFEKYCSDAEHTAAWGGQLELRALTQVLQLPMEVIQADSPTIKIGEEFDSEPIITLVYMRHAYGLGEHYNSVERLKDPANAEDS, from the exons ATGGAGGATGAGATAGTGGAGACACCAGAGGAGCAGCTGGCAAAGCAGCACCGCAAGGAAAAGAAAGATATGCAAG CTAAAATTCAGAGCATGAAAAATGCGATCCCCAAAAATGACAAGAAAAGGAGGAAACAGATGACAGAGGAGAtttcaaaaatagaagctgACCTCAGCCAGAAACATGAGGAGGAATTGAGGCAACTCAAATCTACCAACGACACAGAG GTGGAAGAGGTGTTAAATGGAGTGGAGACCATGAAGATGGAGGGtggtgaagaagaaaaaggagaggaggcCAGACAGCCACGTTTAACCAAAGCCCAGAAGAGAAGG GACAAGAAGGCAGccgaggagaaggagagggagggcaGGATAGCAGAGGCTGAGGTGCAAAATCTGCAGGGTGTGAGGCATCAGGAGGGTTTGAAGCTGGCTCAGAAACTCGCCCAGCAACAGCTTCAGATCAAGGAGATCTCTTCTGATGGCCACTGCATGTACCGTGCCATTGAAGACCAGCTGGCACAGCGATCAAAG CCGGGGTTAATCATGGGTATGAAAGAACTGCGGTCCCGCACTGCTGAGTACATGAGAGGCCATGCTGATGACTTCCTGCCTTTCCTCACCAACCCCAACACTGGGGACATGTACACAGCAG ATGAGTTTGAGAAATACTGCAGTGACGCGGAGCACACAGCAGCTTGGGGTGGACAACTGGAA TTGAGAGCTTTGACCCAGGTTCTTCAATTGCCAATGGAAGTGATCCAGGCCGACTCCCCGACTATAAAAATTGGGGAGGAATTTGATAGTGAACCCATCATCACCCTTGT CTATATGCGTCATGCCTATGGACTAGGAGAGCACTACAATTCTGTGGAGCGGCTAAAGGACCCAGCCAATGCAGAGGACAGCTGA